A part of Paenarthrobacter sp. A20 genomic DNA contains:
- a CDS encoding amidohydrolase family protein, with the protein MSHLPDLVIAHGTVVNSFGRRAAHVVVDGGIITELIDAAEPVPAAVRTIEAHGLLVIPGGIDGHCHVAQVTGRFRTLDDYRTTSTAALWGGTTTIIDFGIPRDAQETPLDAVLNKKRLAAESRCDVALHGAVVSWDETVPWQLEQLAAEGVRSVKMYTTNRGSTMADGDTVLKVMREMVRLDGLTYIHAEHDAIISDCTEQHAADGRIGIEHLHRTRPQLAEEVSVKETLAMAEYTGAPVYFVHQSTPGAVDLVAKARGRGQEAYSETCPHYLTLDDTVYGSAFPEWYACCPPMRSAETVAALKDRLAAGSIHTVSSDHSCYDLSQKRERTDDVRYMPHGLPGVETRMPVTFTALVTESGGSVEDFVEVFSAGPARINAVPQKGAIVEGFDADLVIFDPATQQTVDGGALHQGTDFSPFDGKTLNGWPAVVVSAGRVILDEDGFHDPGPVGRFVARNGFKEHRDALGVPVSLSTASLTA; encoded by the coding sequence ATGTCCCACCTTCCCGATCTCGTCATCGCCCACGGCACTGTTGTCAACAGCTTCGGTCGTCGAGCCGCCCACGTAGTAGTCGACGGCGGTATCATCACCGAACTCATCGACGCTGCCGAGCCCGTTCCGGCGGCTGTCCGAACCATCGAGGCCCATGGCCTGTTAGTGATTCCGGGCGGCATTGACGGCCATTGCCACGTCGCCCAGGTGACAGGACGTTTCCGCACCCTGGATGACTACCGCACCACCTCCACGGCGGCTCTCTGGGGCGGAACCACCACCATCATCGATTTCGGCATTCCCCGCGACGCCCAGGAAACACCGCTGGATGCCGTGCTGAATAAGAAGCGCCTCGCCGCAGAGTCGCGCTGCGATGTAGCCCTGCATGGCGCTGTTGTCAGCTGGGACGAGACCGTGCCGTGGCAGCTGGAACAGCTCGCCGCCGAAGGCGTACGGTCCGTGAAGATGTACACCACCAACCGTGGCTCCACTATGGCCGACGGCGATACCGTCCTGAAAGTCATGCGGGAAATGGTGCGCCTTGACGGGCTCACCTACATCCACGCCGAGCACGACGCCATTATTTCCGACTGCACCGAACAACATGCAGCGGATGGCAGGATCGGCATCGAACACCTGCACCGGACCCGTCCGCAGTTGGCTGAGGAAGTCTCCGTTAAGGAGACCCTGGCCATGGCCGAATACACCGGCGCTCCCGTGTACTTCGTGCATCAGTCGACACCCGGCGCCGTGGATCTTGTGGCCAAGGCCCGCGGGCGCGGCCAGGAAGCCTACTCCGAAACGTGCCCCCACTACCTGACCCTGGACGACACCGTCTACGGCTCCGCGTTTCCCGAATGGTATGCCTGCTGCCCTCCCATGCGCAGCGCCGAAACCGTTGCCGCCCTTAAGGACCGCCTCGCAGCAGGGTCCATCCATACCGTGTCTTCGGATCACTCCTGCTACGACCTCTCCCAGAAACGCGAGCGTACCGACGACGTCCGCTACATGCCGCACGGCCTCCCCGGGGTTGAAACGCGCATGCCAGTAACGTTCACGGCGCTGGTCACCGAATCCGGTGGCTCCGTTGAGGATTTCGTCGAGGTGTTCTCCGCCGGGCCAGCCCGGATCAACGCTGTGCCTCAAAAAGGCGCCATTGTGGAAGGCTTCGACGCCGACCTCGTGATCTTCGATCCCGCCACGCAACAGACGGTCGACGGCGGTGCGCTGCACCAAGGAACCGACTTCTCGCCTTTCGATGGGAAGACGCTCAACGGCTGGCCCGCCGTCGTGGTTTCTGCCGGGCGCGTGATCCTGGACGAAGACGGTTTCCACGATCCCGGCCCGGTGGGACGATTCGTTGCCCGCAACGGGTTCAAGGAACACCGCGATGCACTTGGCGTTCCTGTTTCCCTGTCCACTGCTTCCCTGACTGCCTAG
- a CDS encoding aspartate/glutamate racemase family protein, protein MPSTNRPTRIGMIVPSSNTCLEPQTYRILGDRRDVTIHSTRIPVTRIALDDSSDKQFDSSVMRAAAELLATADVDVIAWNGTSGSWLGAAHDQAMVGEITEATGIPATTSTLAYLHAFETFRTERIGLFTPYTVDVNEAVISSYAREGIKTIGHRHLDLSNNESFARVTDTEMLPGSLELAASHPDALVFLCTNLYGANITAEVENRTGVPVLDSVAVTLWHALKLAGAPLLDPKWGTLLARP, encoded by the coding sequence GTGCCTTCCACCAACCGCCCCACCCGCATCGGCATGATCGTGCCGTCCTCCAACACTTGCCTTGAACCGCAGACCTACAGGATTCTCGGTGACCGCCGCGATGTCACCATTCACTCGACCCGCATCCCCGTCACGCGCATCGCCCTGGACGATTCCTCGGACAAGCAGTTCGACTCCTCCGTCATGCGAGCCGCCGCCGAACTATTGGCGACCGCTGACGTGGATGTCATCGCATGGAATGGCACGTCAGGATCCTGGCTTGGCGCTGCCCACGATCAAGCGATGGTCGGAGAAATCACCGAGGCCACCGGCATCCCTGCCACCACCTCCACGCTCGCGTACCTTCACGCGTTTGAAACCTTCAGGACCGAACGAATCGGCCTGTTCACGCCCTACACGGTGGATGTGAATGAAGCGGTGATCTCCTCCTACGCCCGAGAGGGAATCAAGACCATCGGCCACCGGCACCTGGACCTCAGCAACAACGAATCCTTCGCGCGCGTGACTGATACAGAAATGCTGCCAGGCTCCCTGGAGTTGGCTGCTTCACACCCGGATGCGTTGGTCTTCCTGTGCACCAACCTGTACGGCGCCAACATCACCGCGGAGGTGGAAAACCGCACCGGAGTACCCGTTCTCGATTCCGTTGCGGTCACGTTATGGCACGCGTTGAAACTGGCTGGCGCCCCGCTGCTGGACCCGAAGTGGGGCACATTGCTCGCCCGTCCCTAG
- a CDS encoding zinc-binding dehydrogenase — translation MDTQTLPLTASAQVWTGGSDFRNLSVDLPELAHGEAMATIDLATICGSDIHTISGRRSGPHPGILGHEAVGRITSIGSGGIQDFKGRQLQPGDRVIWSVTVACGQCARCRAGVTAKCVELLKTGHEPLDGVWGLSGGYSSHIHLRRGITIVSVPETVSDAAAAPVACATATVMAVVEAAGMLAGKRVLVSGAGMLGIVACAVAQHRGASAVHVRDINPERLALAQEFGATDAAAPNADRTGLAVDIAIDVSGAAQAVESALGALDISGRLVLAGSVSPGPAVSFDPEKMVRSLLTITGVHNYEPRHLQEAMDFVNETRDTYQWDALVEEPRALAELPFVMQPPTGRSLRKSVTPNVGTIRRTS, via the coding sequence ATGGATACGCAGACTCTTCCGCTGACCGCATCCGCCCAGGTATGGACCGGTGGAAGCGACTTCCGCAACCTCAGCGTGGACCTGCCCGAACTGGCTCATGGCGAGGCGATGGCAACCATTGATCTCGCAACCATTTGCGGCTCGGACATCCACACGATTTCCGGACGACGTTCCGGACCCCACCCCGGCATTCTTGGGCACGAGGCCGTTGGCAGAATCACCAGCATTGGCTCAGGCGGGATACAGGACTTCAAGGGCAGGCAACTTCAGCCAGGCGACAGGGTGATCTGGAGCGTTACCGTCGCCTGCGGCCAATGCGCCAGATGCCGGGCAGGCGTCACGGCGAAATGCGTCGAGCTCCTCAAGACCGGCCATGAACCGCTCGACGGCGTTTGGGGTTTGTCAGGCGGCTACTCGTCCCACATCCATCTTCGCCGCGGCATCACCATAGTGTCGGTCCCGGAGACGGTGAGCGATGCGGCGGCCGCGCCCGTCGCGTGCGCCACCGCAACAGTGATGGCTGTGGTGGAAGCCGCCGGCATGCTTGCAGGCAAACGCGTCCTCGTCAGTGGTGCAGGAATGCTGGGAATCGTTGCCTGCGCTGTCGCCCAGCACCGGGGAGCATCAGCCGTGCATGTCCGGGACATCAATCCGGAACGGCTCGCGCTGGCCCAGGAGTTCGGAGCGACGGACGCAGCCGCACCCAACGCGGACCGCACGGGCCTTGCCGTGGACATCGCAATTGACGTGTCCGGCGCAGCCCAAGCCGTGGAGTCTGCCCTGGGAGCCTTGGACATCTCAGGTCGCTTGGTCTTGGCCGGCTCGGTCTCGCCGGGCCCGGCTGTGTCCTTCGACCCCGAAAAGATGGTCCGGTCCCTGCTGACCATTACAGGCGTCCACAACTACGAGCCCAGGCACCTTCAAGAAGCCATGGATTTCGTCAACGAAACCCGGGACACCTACCAGTGGGACGCGCTGGTGGAAGAACCCCGCGCCCTCGCAGAACTCCCGTTCGTCATGCAACCGCCCACCGGGCGATCACTCAGGAAATCGGTAACCCCCAACGTTGGAACAATAAGGAGAACATCATGA
- a CDS encoding alkaline phosphatase: MTTHKSVGRRGFLGGGLASAGLTIAATVPASIPAHAAGGAPIRAAVLEFNDPWTKATGLGELLRRAGANVITLDPGLPATSQGVDLIAFGTFTNNAPTYLDYVAAQSSSLRDFAAAGGVVLDMAQSDQYSQKASYLPAPLSATRADPDHDAIYAMAPEHPLVTALRTGIDGRVLTDRASAIRVSWETLVDWESMRVLLSCAPGGNPKPPALLEGAHGKGRFLVTSLTIDKCFNAAGTAIQPATAVGDSEAFFAALTKYVSSVKAGTAPAVVPTPKPKEPAAGPMVGHTTDRTTRIWLRPGRDHHAIPRWECTVRNQKGKEERVQATLTSANDYSLIFEVDKLHPGTRYTFTIVPVTGDPEFTPLIGAFTTAPSDNSKAKVVMGVGSCAPSGSDAVWDRILAEGCDSFVFMGDTPYIDSVDLQFARQRHREFLQVPELARLVRSIPTWGTWDDHDFAFNASLGDVKGKVNTRTAFVDYRANASYGHTAAGEQQTRRDAGEGVYTSFRRGPVEVFLLDPRWFSRTEASWADVGQPTCLGTTQWQWFQKALRSSDATFKLVVSGMIWDDKQNAESDDWGTFPHEREAMFDFIKDEEIPGVVLLSGDIHVSRALNYGPRVGYDLWQWIVSPLHDRTIASLNVPHPALVHSAVEPNVFARIEADTTVKPATLKATWINRAGERIFEVATTSTQLGHRH, from the coding sequence ATGACCACCCACAAATCAGTTGGACGACGCGGCTTCCTTGGGGGAGGACTCGCCTCAGCCGGGTTGACCATCGCCGCGACCGTGCCGGCGTCGATCCCGGCGCATGCCGCTGGTGGTGCGCCGATCCGCGCGGCAGTGCTGGAGTTCAACGATCCCTGGACCAAGGCAACCGGCCTGGGGGAGCTGCTGCGCCGGGCCGGGGCAAACGTGATCACCCTCGATCCCGGCCTGCCCGCCACATCGCAAGGCGTCGATCTCATTGCTTTCGGGACGTTCACCAACAACGCGCCCACCTATCTTGACTATGTAGCTGCGCAATCCTCGTCGCTGCGTGATTTTGCGGCAGCCGGCGGCGTGGTGCTGGACATGGCGCAGTCGGACCAGTATTCGCAGAAAGCGTCCTACCTGCCCGCACCGCTGAGCGCCACACGGGCCGACCCGGACCATGACGCCATCTACGCCATGGCGCCCGAACACCCTCTTGTCACGGCGCTGAGGACGGGCATCGACGGTCGGGTCTTGACTGACCGCGCTTCAGCGATCCGCGTCAGCTGGGAAACGTTGGTTGATTGGGAGTCCATGCGGGTGCTGCTCTCCTGCGCCCCCGGGGGCAACCCGAAGCCTCCCGCACTGCTGGAGGGCGCACACGGAAAGGGCCGGTTCCTGGTGACCAGCCTGACCATCGACAAGTGCTTCAACGCTGCAGGTACAGCCATCCAGCCAGCCACCGCCGTGGGAGATAGTGAAGCGTTCTTTGCCGCGCTGACCAAATACGTCTCCTCCGTAAAGGCAGGGACCGCTCCGGCCGTGGTGCCGACGCCCAAGCCCAAGGAACCGGCCGCCGGACCCATGGTGGGCCACACTACGGATCGGACAACCCGGATCTGGCTTCGCCCCGGCCGGGACCACCACGCCATTCCACGGTGGGAATGCACGGTCCGTAACCAAAAGGGCAAGGAAGAGCGGGTGCAGGCCACCCTCACCAGCGCGAACGATTACAGCCTGATCTTCGAAGTGGATAAGTTGCACCCCGGAACGCGGTACACGTTCACGATCGTTCCCGTCACCGGCGATCCGGAGTTCACCCCACTGATAGGTGCTTTCACCACTGCCCCGTCGGACAACTCCAAGGCCAAGGTGGTCATGGGCGTCGGTTCCTGTGCCCCCTCCGGCTCGGACGCCGTCTGGGACCGCATCCTGGCGGAGGGGTGCGACAGCTTCGTTTTCATGGGAGACACCCCTTACATCGACTCCGTTGATTTGCAGTTCGCCCGCCAGCGCCACCGCGAGTTCCTCCAGGTTCCCGAGCTGGCACGGCTGGTCCGTTCCATTCCGACGTGGGGCACGTGGGACGATCACGACTTTGCGTTCAACGCCAGCCTGGGAGATGTGAAGGGCAAGGTCAACACCCGTACGGCATTCGTCGACTACCGTGCCAACGCCAGCTACGGTCATACAGCTGCCGGGGAACAGCAAACCCGGCGCGACGCCGGCGAAGGCGTCTACACGTCCTTCCGGCGCGGACCCGTGGAAGTGTTCCTCCTGGACCCCCGATGGTTCAGCCGGACCGAGGCAAGCTGGGCCGACGTCGGACAGCCAACATGCCTCGGCACGACGCAGTGGCAGTGGTTCCAGAAGGCCCTGCGTTCCAGTGACGCCACGTTCAAGCTGGTAGTCAGCGGAATGATCTGGGATGACAAGCAGAACGCGGAATCGGACGACTGGGGTACCTTCCCGCACGAACGCGAGGCGATGTTCGACTTCATCAAGGACGAAGAGATTCCCGGCGTCGTCCTTCTCAGCGGCGATATCCACGTATCCCGCGCCTTGAACTACGGTCCCCGCGTCGGATATGACCTCTGGCAATGGATCGTCAGCCCGCTGCACGACCGCACCATCGCGAGCCTCAACGTTCCACACCCTGCGCTGGTGCACAGCGCGGTTGAGCCGAACGTCTTTGCCCGGATCGAGGCTGACACCACTGTGAAGCCCGCAACCCTGAAAGCAACGTGGATCAACCGTGCCGGCGAGCGGATCTTCGAGGTCGCCACGACGTCCACGCAGCTCGGGCATCGCCACTAA